Proteins from one Oscillatoria nigro-viridis PCC 7112 genomic window:
- the yidD gene encoding membrane protein insertion efficiency factor YidD, giving the protein MVKIVLIGLIRGYKMGISPYLPNACRFQPTCSQYAIEAIERFGPARGSSMAVKRILRCHPFHAGGYDPVPPKDSEGN; this is encoded by the coding sequence ATGGTGAAAATAGTGCTGATCGGATTAATCAGAGGCTACAAAATGGGGATTTCTCCTTACCTGCCTAACGCCTGTAGATTTCAGCCAACTTGTTCGCAATACGCCATCGAAGCAATAGAAAGATTTGGGCCTGCCCGCGGCAGCTCGATGGCAGTTAAGCGAATTTTACGCTGTCATCCTTTTCATGCAGGGGGTTACGATCCAGTACCTCCCAAAGATAGCGAGGGCAATTAG